The proteins below come from a single Alnus glutinosa chromosome 9, dhAlnGlut1.1, whole genome shotgun sequence genomic window:
- the LOC133878500 gene encoding interactor of constitutive active ROPs 3 codes for MQTPKARSVSSEVPQKVSPRAVRQFKPVALETDFASASSQTSRTPKDRSPKVVERKSPRSPVSQKKRPSRISELESQVFQLQEELKKAQDQLSLSESWKKQALQDAEESKKQLLALSSKLEGSQQQLLELSEEAQVVEIQKISQEPDPAQSELETVQQQNAVDSIALTSAMNEIKRLKIQLEIVTESGAAQTKHIESTNAELQSLKGNLAESVSLVKNMENQLQVCKESEAQARALASETLEQLETAKKTVDVLRSDSMKAMEAYNSVASELYQSRAHVNLLEGLVRKLETDLKDATGSLSQNPPGNNLELELVNNQEMGESIQMKAELHSLKSEVARLRSALETAETKYHEEQIRSTVQIKSAYELVEHMKSGSSLREAELEAELKKMKADVEELKANLMDKETELQGISEENEGLNLKLERNLSCQREYQVEKELKKFNEHVAELRANLMDKETELQNISEENEMLKSEIKKREMDGGKLSDELVAEVETAKNAEREALMKLGIVMEEADRSNRRTERVTEQLEAAQSANSEMEAELRKIKVQSDQWRKAAEAAAAMLSAGNNGKFMERTGSLDSNYNPVAGKLSSPYSEEMEDDLLKKKNVNMLKKIGVLWKKPQK; via the exons ATGCAGACCCCAAAAGCAAG AAGTGTTTCCTCAGAAGTGCCTCAAAAGGTTTCTCCTCGAGCTGTACGCCAATTCAAGCCAGTTGCATTAGAAACTGACTTTGCATCTGCTTCTTCTCAAACTAGTAGAACACCGAAAGATAGAAGCCCAAAAGTTGTTGAGCGCAAGTCACCGAGAAGCCCAGTGTCTCAG AAGAAGCGCCCAAGCAGAATATCTGAATTGGAATCCCAGGTTTTTCAACTTCAGGAGGAACTGAAGAAAGCACAGGATCAGCTGAGTTTGTCTGAATCATGGAAGAAGCAAGCCCTCCAAGATGCTGAGGAGTCCAAGAAGCAACTATTGGCCCTTTCTTCAAAGCTTGAAGGGTCACAGCAGCAGCTTCTGGAGCTGTCTGAGGAAGCTCAGGTTGTTGAGATCCAGAAGATCTCTCAAGAACCGGATCCAGCCCAGTCTGAGCTTGAGACCGTCCAGCAGCAGAATGCAGTTGACTCAATTGCCTTAACTTCTGCCATGAATGAGATTAAGCGGCTCAAGATCCAGCTTGAAATTGTAACCGAGTCTGGGGCTGCACAAACCAAGCACATAGAATCAACAAATGCAGAGCTCCAGAGCTTGAAAGGAAACCTTGCAGAATCTGTGTCTCTTGTGAAGAACATGGAAAACCAGCTACAGGTTTGCAAAGAATCAGAAGCTCAGGCCCGAGCTCTGGCTAGTGAAACTCTGGAGCAACTGGAAACTGCTAAAAAAACTGTAGATGTGCTTAGGTCAGATAGCATGAAAGCTATGGAAGCTTACAACTCCGTTGCCTCAGAGTTATACCAGTCGAGGGCACATGTGAACTTACTAGAAGGACTCGTTAGAAAACTTGAGACAGACCTAAAAGATGCTACTGGCAGCCTTTCTCAAAATCCTCCAGGTAATAACCTTGAGCTTGAACTTGTAAATAATCAAGAGATGGGGGAATCAATCCAGATGAAAGCAGAACTTCATTCATTGAAGTCTGAGGTAGCACGACTAAGATCTGCTTTAGAAACTGCTGAGACCAAATACcatgaagaacaaattcgaAGCACAGTGCAGATAAAAAGTGCTTATGAACTTGTGGAGCATATGAAATCTGGATCAAGTCTGAGAGAGGCTGAATTGGAGGCagaactaaaaaaaatgaaagctgATGTTGAAGAGTTGAAAGCAAACCTGATGGATAAGGAAACTGAATTACAGGGAATTTCTGAGGAGAACGAGGGGTTGAATTTAAAGCTTGAGAGGAACCTTTCGTGCCAGAGAGAATATCAAGTAGAAAAGGAGCTGAAAAAATTCAATGAACATGTTGCAGAGTTGAGGGCGAATTTGATGGATAAGGAGACAGAATTGCAGAATATATCAGAGGAAAATGAAATGCTGAAATCGGAAATCAAGAAAAGGGAAATGGATGGGGGTAAATTGAGTGACGAGTTGGTTGCAGAAGTAGAGACAGCGAAGAACGCGGAGCGAGAGGCTCTCATGAAGCTTGGCATTGTGATGGAGGAGGCAGATAGGAGCAACAGAAGGACAGAGCGGGTGACTGAGCAGCTGGAGGCAGCACAATCAGCAAATTCAGAAATGGAAGCAGAGTTGAGAAAGATAAAAGTGCAGTCTGATCAGTGGAGGAAGGCTGCGGAAGCAGCTGCAGCCATGCTTTCAGCAGGGAATAATGGAAAGTTCATGGAGAGAACTGGATCATTGGACAGCAACTATAATCCCGTTGCAGGGAAGCTTAGCTCACCTTACTCTGAAGAGATGGAAGACGATTtactgaagaagaaaaatgttaacATGCTAAAGAAGATTGGAGTGCTGTGGAAGAAGCCACAGAAATAA
- the LOC133876823 gene encoding protein neprosin-like → MSDGFVGGRRINGTMESKKIVKHKGTVKTIQGNNGDVIDCVDIYQQPAFDHPLLKNHIIQMEPSSIPNVTNEEFYDAELFQDLLENEECPEGTIPIRHAREYEYYPHRAIPPAALARRKNLNIRVDYDNTGHEYANVHLSDGNHHGANAFINVWNPTINDGEVSIAQIWLTAGPSDLLNSVEAGWSVSWPDKEPKFFVYWTNNGNWWLQVKGKVLGYWPSSIFTYLKTSATAVTWGGEIYDSGKQPHHTTTQMGSGHFPSEGYRKASYFRNIQYMDSMGKFIDPDRGQLRPSATKSGCYDVSIATHDGNFGTHFYFGGPGYSTKCP, encoded by the exons ATGAGTGATGGATTTGTTGGTGGAAGAAGGATTAATGGTACCATGGAAAGCAAAAAGATAGTTAAGCATAAAGGAACTGTCAAGACTATTCAG GGTAACAATGGTGACGTAATAGACTGTGTAGATATCTATCAACAACCTGCTTTTGACCATCCATTACTTAAGAATCATATCATACAG ATGGAACCCAGTTCCATTCCAAATGTAACAAACGAAGAATTCTATGATGCCGAGCTATTTCAAGATTTGCTTGAGAATGAGGAATGCCCTGAAGGAACAATCCCAATTAGACATGCACGAGAGTATGAATATTATCCACATCGTGCTATACCCCCAGCTGCACTTGCACGTCGGAAAAACCTTAATATCCGTGTTGATTATGATAATACTGGTCATGAG TACGCTAACGTTCATCTGAGTGATGGAAACCACCATGGAGCAAATGCATTTATTAACGTATGGAATCCTACGATTAATGATGGGGAAGTTAGCATTGCTCAAATATGGCTTACTGCTGGTCCTTCAGACCTACTAAACTCCGTTGAAGCTGGATGGAGT GTTAGTTGGCCAGACAAGGAACCCAAGTTTTTCGTATACTGGACT AATAATGGAAATTGGTGGCTACAAGTGAAAGGTAAGGTGCTTGGATACTGGCCTAGCTCCATCTTCACATATTTGAAAACCAGTGCTACAGCAGTCACCTGGGGTGGAGAGATTTATGACTCAGGAAAACAGCCTCATCACACAACAACTCAAATGGGGAGTGGACATTTTCCGAGTGAAGGCTATAGAAAAGCAAGTTATTTTCGCAATATTCAATACATGGATAGCATGGGAAAATTCATTGACCCTGATAGGGGACAGCTGAGACCATCTGCAACAAAATCTGGGTGCTATGATGTAAGTATAGCAACCCATGATGGAAACTTTGGAACCCATTTCTATTTTGGGGGTCCTGGGTATTCAACAAAATGCCCTTAG